The following are from one region of the Labeo rohita strain BAU-BD-2019 unplaced genomic scaffold, IGBB_LRoh.1.0 scaffold_1071, whole genome shotgun sequence genome:
- the LOC127157434 gene encoding LOW QUALITY PROTEIN: trichohyalin-like (The sequence of the model RefSeq protein was modified relative to this genomic sequence to represent the inferred CDS: inserted 1 base in 1 codon) → MSEMNLVVCGSDETIKSSISELIRQQTDRRSDVDLHGRLINLVELPALIHLSEEEVMRQTLRCVSLCHPGVHVFIIIIPVGPLISEDKAEIETIQKIFDSREHFVLLFSTNLSVEGLATEFVESNTECQRLISHCGGHYRLMGLKEPVNSRQIPELLDYIENMKTEPYSVQTYVRTQVNRVRHELEEQHKKELKTLEDQIKELKQKIQSDGAEDDLKCLRIVLIGRTGNGKSATGNTILGREEFESELSTDSLTTVCQKGVGEVDGRSVAVIDTPGLFDMTLTNEQAVEEIMKCVSLSSPGPHVFVIVLSLGRFTNEETDTVDLIKKIFGHKAAQFSIVLFTRGDELQESIEDYVKRSKSAQLQKLIKDCGNRFLVFNNREKQDKTQVIQLLNMIEEVKXNEGRYFTNSMFEEAEMSIKKRMERIIKEREREIQTQKDELQAKYETEMEELKKRLKEEKRKANEERKQRENEFRQKEEKLKKEFEEKEKTEQKKRETENQKRSEEEKQQRAEYDREMEKMKREIENQRLQFEKQQKEREEADRKREEKYRQEQEKMKHENECAMAELKKKQEEETKKRDLMEKRRNKDKEKERQRWERKIKEAENEKKETQEEIKRQQREWEDEIKRQTKEREEEERKIKEQHEKQLREKQEELKKNREKFEREREEERKHTEDERQRQKREREEKEMEYEENKQKMKRHYEQLERERKEEWERRKQEDDEKQEEERTRWKKMIEDLKQEQEKEKKKREKEEKKRKEREEKEKDEITQNYDEEIRAIKKKHDDEARKQAEELNKMKRKVYVHAMMSSKAASWSKASPQTSMNKIHEDKESSE, encoded by the exons A TGTCAGAGATGAATCTGGTTGTGTGTGGGAGTGACGAGACAATAAAATCCTCCATATCAGAGCTGATCCggcagcagacagacagaagatcaGACGTGGATCTTCATGGTCGTCTGATCAATCTGGTGGAGCTTCCAGCTCTGATTCATCTCTCAGAGGAGGAAGTGATGCGTCAGACTCTCCGCTGTGTGTCTCTCTGTCATCCTGGAGTTCatgttttcatcatcattattccTGTTGGTCCACTCATCAGTGAAGACAAAGCAGAAATAGAGACGATCCAGAAGATATTTGACTCCAGAGAGCATTTTGTTCTGCTCTTTTCCACTAATCTCTCTGTTGAAGGACTTGCAACAGAGTTTGTCGAATCCAACACAGAATGTCAGAGGTTAATCAGCCATTGTGGAGGTCATTACAGACTGATGGGGTTAAAGGAACCTGTAAACTCCCGACAGATCCCAGAACTGCTGGATTATATAGAGAACATGAAGACTGAACCCTATTCAGTTCAGACGTATGTGAGAACTCAAGTGAACAGAGTCAGACATGAACTGGAGGAACAACACAAGAAAGAACTGAAGACACTGGAAGATCAAATCAAAGAATTAAAGCAGAAGATTCAGTCAGACG gaGCTGAAGATGATCTGAAGTGTCTAAGGATTGTGCTGATCGGGAGGACAGGAAATGGAAAGAGTGCAACAGGAAACACTATTCTGGGAAGAGAGGAGTTTGAGAGTGAATTAAGCACAGATTCACTGACGACTGTTTGTCAGAAAGGAGTCGGTGAAGTCGATGGTCGATCAGTAGCTGTTATTGATACTCCAGGACTCTTTGACATGACACTGACAAATGAACAAGCAGTGgaagaaataatgaaatgtgttTCACTGTCGTCACCTGGACCTCATGTGTTTGTCATTGTGTTGAGTTTGGGACGATTCACAAATGAAGAAACAGACACTGTGGATCTGATAAAGAAGATCTTTGGTCATAAAGCTGCTCAGTTCAGTATCGTTCTGTTCACTAGAGGAGACGAACTTCAGGAGTCCATAGAGGATTATGTGAAGAGGAGTAAGTCTGCACAACTCCAGAAACTGATCAAAGATTGTGGAAACAGATTCCTGGTTTTCAATAACAGAGAAAAACAGGATAAAACTCAAGTGATTCAACTGTTAAACATGATAGAAGAGGTTA CAAATGAGGGTCGATACTTCACTAACAGCATGTTTGAGGAGGCAGAGATGTCCATTAAAAAGAGAATGGAGAGAATaataaaagagagagaaagagaaattcAGACTCAAAAAGATGAGTTACAAGCCAAATATGAGACAGAAATGGAAGAGCTCAAGAAGAGACTCAaggaagagaaaagaaaagcaaatgAGGAGAGAAAACAAAGAGAGAATGAGTTCAGacaaaaagaggaaaaactgaaaaaagagtttgaggaaaaagagaaaacagaacagaaaaaacgAGAGACTGAAAACCAGAAACGATCAGAAGAGGAAAAACAGCAAAGAGCTGAATATGACAGAGAAATGGAAAAGATGAAGAGAGAGATTGAAAATCAGAGATTACAGtttgaaaaacagcaaaaagaaagagaagaagcagatagaaagagagaagagaaaTACAGACAAGAGCAAGAAAAGATGAAACATGAGAATGAATGTGCCATGGcagaattaaaaaagaaacaagaagaagaaactaAAAAGAGAGATTTGATGGAGAAAAGGAGGAATaaagacaaagagaaagaaagacagagatgggaaagaaaaataaaagaggcagaaaatgagaaaaaagagACTCAAGAGGAAATTAAACGACAGCAGAGAGAATGGGAGGATGAAATTAAAAGACAGACGAAAGAACGAgaggaagaagaaagaaaaataaaagaacaacatgagaaacaactgagagaaaaacaagaagaactgaagaaaaatagagagaaatttgaaagagagagagaagaagaaagaaagcatACAGAGgatgagagacagagacagaaaagagaaagagaagaaaaagagatggaatatgaagaaaataaacagaaaatgaaaaggcaTTATGAGCAACTGGAGCGAGAAAGAAAAGAGGAGTGGgagagaagaaaacaagaagATGATGAGAAACAAGAAGAAGAGAGAACGAGATGGAAGAAAATGATTGAAGATCTGAAACAAGagcaagaaaaagagaaaaagaaaagagaaaaggaggagaagaagagaaaagaaagagaagagaaagagaaagatgaAATAACACAGAATTATGATGAGGAAATAAGAGCCATCAAGAAGAAACATGACGATGAAGCCAGAAAACAAGCAGAagaactgaataaaatgaaaagaaaa GTATATGTACATGCCATGATGTCTTCAAAAGCAGCATCCTGGAGTAAAGCATCACCTCAGACATCCATGAACAAGATTCATGAGGACAAAGAGTCATCTGAGTGA